The genomic segment CGCTGCGGCCTCATCACGCTTATGTGAAAGGGGTAAACGGCCGTTCTTCCGGATCCGTAAGTTGGGGAGCCCTCTATAGCTTTGTTACAGGTCTGATCGAGCAGGGGGGCAGCCGTAGGGGGGCCTTGATGCTTATCCTCAATGTCTGGCATCCCGATATCCTCGAGTTTATTTCAAGTAAGCGGCAGATGGGGCAGATCACCAATGCGAATATCAGCGTCGGTATTACCGACGACTTTATGAAGGCCGTCAAAGAGGACCTTGATTGGGAACTGGTGTTTCCCGATACCAATTATCCCGGTTATGATAAGGAGTGGGACGGCGACTTCGTGGCCTGGAAGGCTGCGGGCAAGCCTGTTAATGTCTATCGTAAGGTGAAAGCTCGGGAGATTTGGAATTCCATTATCGAAAGCGCCTGGGCAAGCGCCGAGCCGGGAATCTTTTTCGTCGATCGCTACAATGCCATGAGCAATTCCGGTTATTACGCCAGGATCCAGTGTACCAATCCTTGTGGGGAGCAGGGACTGCCGAGTTGGGGGGTCTGCAATCTCGGGGCGGTCAATCTATCGCGCTTTGCAAAAGGTAACGATGTGGATTGGGATAACCTTGGCCGCACCGTTCGCTATGCCGTCCGTTTTCTTGATGATGTAATCGACAATACTCCCTATTTTTTTGAGGCAAACAAAGAGCAGCAGCTTTCGGAACGAAGGGTGGGGCTCGGCACAATGGGCCTTGCGGAATTGATGATCAAGCTGAAGATTCGCTATGGTAGTAAGGAATCCGAGGCTTTTCTTGATAAACTGTATCGCTTTATAGCTGTTGAGGCGTACCGTTCCAGCAGCGATACCGCCAAAGAGAAGGGAAGTTTCCCCAAGTTCGAGGTCGTACCATTTCTTGAAAGCGGCTTTATGAAAGGGATGCCTGAGGAAATTCGGAAAAAGATCACCGAGAATGGTATGAGAAATGTTACGCTTCTGACCCAGGCTCCTACCGGGACTACCGGAACAATGGTTGGAACTTCCACAGGAATCGAACCCTATTACTTTTGGGAATGGGAACGACGCGGAAGAATGGGGAGCAATATCGAGCGGGTTGGTGTCTATGACGAATGGCGGAAGGCCAATCCCGATGCGGAGCAGCTTCCCGACTATTTTGTTTCTGCCATGGATCTTTCTCCGGAAGAGCATGTCAGGGTCCAGGCCTCCATCCAGCGCTGGGTCGATTCAAGTATCAGTAAAACCTGTAACGTCCCCAACCAGTACACCGTAGAGCAGACAAAGCAGCTCTATGAACTAATGTATGATCTTGGCTGTAAGGGTGGCACCATCTATCGTGACGGCAGCAGAGACGAGCAGGTATTGAACCTGAAGAAAGAGGAAGAAAAGAAAGAAGGTCCGGTCGATGTGAAGCAGATCAAGCCGAGGGTCCGTCCTACGATGCTTCGCGGAGTCACCTATCGCAAACATACTCCCATCGGAACCGCGTACATTACCGTTAATGCCGACGGTGCCAGTATGGAAGAGCCCTTCGAGGTCTTTATCAACGTTGCAAAGGTGGGATCGGATGTTGCTGCCGATGCCGAAGGTCTGGGACGACTTATTAGTCTCATTCTGCGCATACCCAGCCCCCTGGGGCCGGTCGAGCGGGCAAAGGCAGTGATTGCTCAGTTACGGAGCATTGGCAGCGGCCGTCAGCGTGGTTTTGGAAAGAACCGGGTGATGAGCCTTCCCGATGCGGTGGCCCAGGCCCTGGAAGAACATATCGGTACGGTCTTCGGTGAAAGCAGCTATCCGGTACTGCCGGATGAGGAAGAAGAGGAGGCTGCAAAGCAGTTCGCCTTTTCCTTCGATGCACTTCATGCCGATATCTGTCCCGTCTGCGGAAATGCTACCTTTATGTTTATCGAGGGCTGCAAGAAGTGTCACAGCTGCGGCCATAGCGAGTGCTGAGCCCTTTGGGGAGCCATTGCCCATGGCTGCTTTTGATATGCATAAGCGAAAATGAAAAAGGCCGGCCGCAGTAAATGTCCTCGGCCGGCCCTGCCGTCTTTTATGCTTCTGTTATGTATGCTGTTGTCACTGATTTTCCTGCAAAAGCAGCCATATAGAGATCTTTGATCTCATTGATGAGAGGGTAACGGGGATTTGCCCCGGTGCACTGATCGTCGAAGGCCGCCTCTGCCATGGCATCCAGCTCCTTCGTAAAGGCTTCTTCCTTGATACCCGCTTCAGCAATACTTTTCGGAATATCCAGCTCCGCTTTTAGTTTTGTGATCGCATCAAGCAGCTTATCGACCTTTTCCTCCATTGTCCCTCCCCCGAGACCGAGATAATCGGCGAGCCTGGCGTAGCGCTCTGCCGCCTGGGGATGAGTGTACTGGGGAAAGGTACCTTGCTTTGCCGGAGCCTCCGAAGCGTTGAAACGCACTACCTGGTTGATCAGGAGGGCGTTTGCCAGCCCGTGGGGGAGGTGAAAAAAGCTGCCGAGCTTGTGGGCCATGGAATGACAAACCCCGAGAAAGGCATTTGCAAAAGCCATTCCTGCCATATTCGAAGCATGGTGTACTTTTTCCCGTGCCTCCATATCGGCCGCACCGAATCGATAGGCCCTTGGCAGATATTCAAAGAGAAGGCGTATGGATTCCATAGCCAGAGGAGTTGTATATTCAGTGGCAAGCATACTTGCAATTGCCTCAAGTCCATGAGTGACTGCGTCGATACCGGAGTATGCTGTCAGCCTTGCGGGCATCTGAGCGGCAAGTTCCGCATCGCAGATTGCCATGTCGGGGGTAAGGGCATAGTCGGCAATGGGATACTTGATGCCTGTTTCATCGTCGGTAATGACCGCAAAAGGGGTTACTTCGCTTCCCGTTCCACTGGTGGTGGGAATTGCGATGAGGCTCGCCTTTTGGCCCATCTCGGGAAAGCGGTACACCCGTTTTCGGATATCCATAAAACGCGCCGCGAGATCCTGAAAGTGCACCTCCGGGTGTTCATAGAGAACCCACATGATTTTAGCAGCGTCCATGGGGCTTCCGCCGCCAAAGGCAATAATCAGATCCGGTTGAAAGGCGTCCATCCGCCTGACCCCCGTTCGGGCGTTGGAGAGGGTGGGATCGGCCTGTACCTCGCTGAAAATTTCCGTTTTGATGCCCATCCTTTCAAGACGGTCGGTAAGCACCTTGGTCATTCCCGAGTCGAAAAGAAAGCGGTCGGTGACGATGAAGGCTTTCTTTTTCCCTTCAAGTTCTTCGAGGGCAACGGGAAGCGAACCTCTTTTGAAAAAAACCTTTTTTGGGGCACGAAACCACAACATGTTTTCCCTCCTTGCCGCAATGGTTTTATAGTTGAGTAATTGTTCCGGTCCGACATTCTTGCTTACGGAATTGCCTCCCCAACTCCCGCAGCCAAGGGTAAGGCTCGGCTCCAGTGAAAAATTATAGATATCGCCAATGGCACCCTGACTCGCCGGCATGTTGACCAGGGTCCTTCCCGTTTTCATGGTTGCTCCGAATCGTTCGATTCGTTCTCTGTTTGCAGGGTTGGTGTAAAGCACACTGGTATGACCAAGCCCTCCGAAGGTGACCAAAGCTGCGGCTGTTTCCAGGGCCTGTGAAAACTCTTTTTTCTTGTAGAGGGCCAAAACCGGGCTTAGTTTTTCAGCGCTCAGCGGCTCCTTGCTTCCCACTGCTTCGACTTCGGCAACCAGCACTTTAGTGGATTCGGGAACCGTGAAACCCGCCATTCCGGCAATAGTCGAGGCTTTCTGGCCGACTACTTTGGGAGATAGTTTTCCTTCGCCGAACATCAGCCGACCAAGCTTTTCTTTTTCCTCTTTGTCGAGAATGTAAGCGCCGCGGCACACCAGCTCGCTTTTTACCTCTCGGTAGATTTTCTCGACAACCACAACGGACTGTTCACTGGCGCAGATCATGCCGTTGTCGAAGGTTTTGCTCATCAAAATGGAACTCACCGCCATTTTGACATCCGCACTCTCGTCTATCAGTGCCGGAGTGTTACCGGCTCCGACACCTATGGCTGGGGTTCCGCTCGAATATGCCGCCTTTACCATGCCTGGGCCTCCTGTTGCGAGGATAAGGCTGATAGACGGGTGTTCCATCAGTTGCCTGCTTAGTTCGACCGAAGGTTCTTCGATCCAGCCGACGATATCTTTCGGTGCCCCTGCAGCCACCGCTGCTTCAAGAACGATCCTGGCGGCCTCTATGGTACACACCTTTGCCCGGGGATGGGGACTGAAGATGATACCGTTTCGTGTTTTAAGGGCAAGGAGGGCCTTGAAAATGGTTGTGCTTGTCGGGTTCGTTGTAGGCACTACACCGGCAATGACACCAAGTGGTTCGGCAATTTTTGTGACCCCAAAGGTGAGGTCCTCCTCTATGATCCCACAGCTCTTCATGTCTTTATACTTATTGTAGATATATTCCGATGCAAAGTGGTTTTTGATCACCTTATCCTCGGTGACTCCCATTCCTGTTTCCTTGGCGGCAAGCTTAGCCAATTCGATTCTTGCCCCGGCCGCCGCCATGGCAGCGGCTCGGAAGATGGCGTCCACCTGCTGTTGATTGTATCGGGCATAGCGGGCTTGTGCCGCCGCTACCTTCCGAATACTGTCGTTAAGCATTGCTTCACCGCCGATCGGCTGTGCTTTATGTGGTTCCCGCTTGAGTTTGCTTTCGATAGACATGGTTACCTCCTTTAATCGATAAAAAAATATCTAAAAACTGTGTATATAGTATCGAGTAATTATCGAAAAGGCAAGTATCGATAAATAAATATCGTGTTAAAAAGAACGAAATCTGCCAATAAAGAGAATATTTTTATTACTACTGTAATAGTTACTATGCGTTGCGTCATTTTAAAAAAATGTATACCATATCTTCTCATGATCAATGTGACCAATGAGATAGGAACGTTGCGGTCTGTGCTTGTACATCGCCCCGGCCGGGAGTTGGAGCGGCTTACCCCAAGATACCTGGAAGAGATGCTCTTTGAAGATATTCCGTGGTTGAAGAAGATCAGGGAAGAGCACGACCTTTTTGCCCAGACACTTTCAAAACGAGGATGCAAGGTCTACTACTATCACGATCTCCTTGCCGATATTCTCAGGAAGGAGGTCGTCTGTCGTTCCATGATCGACGACGTACTCTCTGCCTGCCGAATCGGATCGACCCTGCTGAAAGAGTCCATTCGGGATTATCTGCGTGGGATGGAGGCGGAACGGCTGGCAGAGGCTTTCATCTCCGGTTTGGAGAAAAAAGAGATCGATCGTTTGGCCGGTCGGTCACGTCTCTCGAGCTACATTCGGGAGGCTTACCCTTTCTACATCAACCCTCTTACAAACCTCTACTTTACACGGGACCCCGGCGCTGTCATCGATTCGGGGCTTGTCGTCAGTGCAATGAAGACTCCGGCGAGAAACCGTGAATCGCTGATACTTCAATATCTTCATGATTATCATCCTCTGTTCGCCGATCCTCAGGGTGAGGGACAGATTCCGCTCTGGTACAAGCCTTCTGATCTGGATAGTATTGAAGGGGGAGATATCTTGATGCTCTCTCCCGAAGTTGTCGCGGTGGGATGTAGCGCGAGAACTGGGACCGAAGGGATAGAGCGGCTTGCCGAGCGGCTTTTTTCCGGCCCCTCCGGGATACAAGAGGTCCTGGTAATACAGATCCCCTTTGCTCGTGCTTTTATGCACCTTGATACCGTCATTACCATGGTAGATCGGGACACATTTACTATTTTCCCCGATATTCGGGAGAAGATTACGCTCTTTCGCCTTAAGCCGACAAAAAGAGGAGGAATAAGCATCTCTCCTCTTGACAGTTTAGAGAAGAGCCTGAAAGAATCTCTCAGGCTTCCGGCGATCCGTTTGATTGAAAGTGGTGGTGGCGATGATTTGACCGCCGCCCGTGAACAATGGAATGATAGTACCAACACCCTGGCCCTTGAGCCGGGAGTCGTCGTTACCTATGATCGAAACGTCGCCTCAAACGATACGCTTCGTGCTGCAGGCATCGAGGTGGTCGAGATAGAGGGATCGGAGCTTGTTAGGGGCCGGGGAGGCCCCCGCTGTATGAGCATGCCGCTTCAACGTGAAGCGATTTGAGAAGGCACGAGATAAGGAGGAACCCATGCCTGTAAATTTGAAAGGAAGAAGCTTACTGACCTTGAAGGACTACACACCTGAGGAGATTCGCTATCTTCTCGACCTTTCTGTTGATCTAAAGCGTAAGAAACGTTCAGGAATTCGGGGGAACCTGCTTGTCGGAAAGAATATCGTTCTGCTTTTTGAGAAGGCCTCTACCCGTACCCGTTGTGCCTTTGAAGTTGCTGCCTTCGACGAGGGTGCCCAGGTGACCTTTCTCACCAATAGCCAGATGGGAAAAAAGGAATCGATCGAGGATACCGCCCTTGTACTTGGCCGTTTCTACGACGGTATCGAGTTCCGGGGATTTAAACAGGAAACGGTTGAGGCGCTTGCACGGTATTCCGGGGTTCCTGTATGGAACGGTTTGACAGACCTCTATCATCCCACACAGATTCTTGCCGATTTTATGACCATTATGGAACATGTGGACAAGCCGCTTTCAAAGGTGAAGCTTGTTTTCGTAGGTGATGCCCGCAATAACATGGGCAACAGCCTTATGCTTGCTTCGGCGAAAATGGGAATGACGTTTGTCGCCGTTGCTCCAAAGGAACTCCACCCTTCTGGTGAGATGGTTGATTATGCCGCTTCGGTTGCGAAAGAGACCGGTGCCGTTATCTCCATGACCGACAATATCGCCGAAGGTGTAAAAGATGCGGATGTCATATACACCGATGTATGGGTTTCGATGGGTGAGGAAGCCCAGTTCGCCGAGCGGATCAAGCTGCTGAAGCCGTATCAGGTCAATATGAAGATGATGAAATCGACAGGGAACCCCGACACCCTTTTTATGCATTGCCTTCCTTCTTTTCACGACCTCGAAACCAGTATCGGAAAAGAGATTCACACTAAATTTGGTCTTGCCGAGATGGAGGTTACCGATGAGGTGTTCCGCAGCAAACAATCGGTAGTCTTTGACGAGGCTGAGAACAGAATGCACACCATCAAGGCTGTTATGGTCGCCACGATCGGGGCCCTATAGCCATATAAGCCAAACCTATTCTTGCAGTAAGGCGTTTCAGCCAGGCAGGCTGAAACGCCGATGTGAGCATTGATGGTGGTTTCCCTGGATTATCCTATGATTATCCTATCTCTCCGCCTTTGCCGGCCGAAACCAAGCTTGAATCCTTTATCTCGGGAAAGCTGATGAAAAAGGTCGTGCCCTCTTTTCCATAGCAACAAACCGATCCATTGAGCTGTTCTACAAGCAGATGCACCAGCTGGAATCCCAAAGAGCGTTTTTCGCTGAACAAACTCCTCGGAAATCCCTTCCCATTGTCGGAGACCGTGAGCTCCACCATTTTCTGTTTATCGCGATTCCCTTTGATACTTATGCGTGCCTTCTTCTCGTCCGAAAAAGCATGACGAAGAGCATTGCAAACCAGTTCGGTAAGGATAAGGCCGCAGGGCATGGCCTGCTCGACAGAAAGGTTGAGATTGTTTGCATCGACCGTGAAGGAAATAGCGCGGCCGTTTACCGTGTGCATTTCGGCAAGATGTCCCACAACGGCCAGAAGATAGGGTTCCAATTCTATATGGTCGAAACTATTACTCTGATATAGCTGTTCATGGACGAGGCTGATGGAATAGATATGAGCAATACTTTCGTGGAAACCTATAGCTTCTGCCGAACCGCGAAGCTGTGACTGCTTGAGATTGAGAAGGCTGATGATCAGCTGCAGATTGTTTTTTACCCTGTGATGGACCTCTTCAAGGAGTACCTCTTTTTCCCGAATTGCTTTTTGAAGACGAGTAATATCCGAGCCGACCGAAAGGATTTCGACGAGGTCTCCTTTTTCGTCTCGAAGCGGCATCGAGGTCCACTGAATCCATGCAAGCTCTCCGTTTCCCTTATGATTTATATTTTTATACGAGGAGAAGGATTCGGGATCATTCCAGATGTCGGCGGATAGGATAGGGTCGTTTGCTATTATTATGCGGGCGAGAGGAATAGGCTGTATGGTGCTGTCGAAATTGAAAAAACGGGCGGCAAATTCGTTGTAATAGGTGATGAAACCTTCCTTGTTCCAGCGAATGATGATGGTCTGAGCGTTTTCTACAAGCAGACGGTAGTTTTTCTCACTTTTCTGTAGTTCCAACTCTCTGGTTCGGATTCGTTCGGCCATGGTTTTCATTGCATTGAGAAGCGCCTCCGCTTCCCTGAAGCTCTTTTTGCCATTAACCTCGTACCTGCCGTCTGCTATCAATTGTGCTTGTCTGGTTAATGCTTCAATGGGGTTGACGATACGCTTGCCAAGGAAAAGGATGATCCCGATGAGGAAGATCGAAAATATGACGGTTACAATAATAACGGTGAAACCTAAGGTGTGTACCGGAGAAAAGAATTCATCTGCGGGAGAGAGGACATAAAGAGGCCAACCCGTCTTTTCTATGACCAGCCGTCGGGAGAAGTACCGGGTTCCCGCGATCTTAAGAATTTCCGACGGCCGCTTTTGATGGTCCGAAAAGAGCTTATGCTGTTGTTCCACCAATGTTTTATTTTCAAAGGTGATGACCGTTCCCGTTTTATCGGTTATAAGGATCGACCGATTCCCTGATTGTCTGACATCCTGTACGAAAGCCGACAGAATGTCCAGGTTAAGATCTGCCATGAGCACTCCCGCTTCGAAGGGAACACCATAGCGGATTGTAGGTTTCGACGTAATCGAAGAGATGAAAGAGTTGCTCCAGTATCCGGTCTGATCTGCTTTCACGGTACGAAAGAACGTGGTGTTTCCCAAATTACTGCCGACAAAGTTCTCATCGTAGGGAACGGTGGTCACGACATCGCCGGAAGCATTTAAAATCGTTAGTCGTCTAAAAGGGGGAATCGTTTCAAGCAACGAGGAGAGGAGTTCTTCGTAGTCATTTGATCTCTTATTTTGCAACCAGATACTCTCTTTTGTAATTGTTTGTGTCATGGCCGTCGCTCCCTCCAAAAAAAGTGAAATTTCCCTTTGAATAGAGCGGGCAAGGAATTCATTATCCTGTCGAATTTGCCGTAGTAAGATGTCCGATGTGGTTCTGTACATGATGATGGAGAAGAGTAAGATTGAGGGGACCAGCAGCGGAAAAAGTACTAAGGTGAGCAAGCTTCTGATACCCCGCCGTCCCTTGCTACCGAATAGTGGCAATATGTCCATCCTTTATGTTGCTGATGAGCACCGGAGTAATCGTTTTTTGCTTATAGAGCTGTTGTGCTGTATTACGGATGGTTAACCTGTTCCTATCCATGGGAAGATTATAGGGGATTCACCCGCTCCTGGAAAGAATTAATGCTGGAGAGAGACAGGTAAATGGGTTAGACTCTTCCTATATGAAACGATCTATTTTTTATGCAACGGCATGTTTCCTTGTGCCGCTTTCTTTCTTTATGACGGGGTGTGGTTCGAAGATGGCTGAAACCGCCGCTTTCGCCCCTATGGTCGAAAAGAGCGTTGGCAGTGCCGATTTGCGGCGCAGTGTGGAAAACTTCGCAAGCTTTGATACCGGCGGAGGGGCCCTTGCACAGGCGGCTCAGGAAGCTCCTGATACAAGTGATCGAAAGCTTGTAAGTACGGGTTCGATGGAACTTGAGGTCGACGACCTTGATATTGCCGAGAGCGCCGTTCGTAAGGCGACGGATTCGGCCGGCGGCTATGTGCAGTCTTCGAGCAGATATGAAGATACCCTTTCCATGGAATTGAAAATCCCCGCAGAGGCTTTTTCTTCGTTTCTTGATGCGGCAGAAGGATTCGGTCGGCTGGAGTCCCGCAGTATCAATGTAGAAGATGTTTCCGATCGCTATTACGATCTGGAGCATCGGATCAAAAATAAGGAGATCCTCGTTGAACGCTATCAGAAGTATCTGCAGGATGCAGAAAGTGTTGAAGATCTTCTGACAGTGGAACGGGAACTAAACGATGCAACAACGGAGCTCGAGCAGCTCAAGGGCTCTTTTCAGAACCTTGACCATCGGGTTTCTTTCTCGACCCTTCATATGATGGCTCACTTACCCTCCTGGGAACAGCAGGAAGATCCGTTGCCCTCTATTCGGGCAGGCCTGAAACGTTTCGGACGAATGATCATTCAGGTCCTTTATGTGATTCTTTTCCTTTTGCTTGGGATTATCGTCTTTGGGATTCCCGGCGTGCTTGTGGTCGGGGCCTTGTATTGGCTTGCCTTTGGAAGGGTCGGCCTGGTACGCCGATTCTGGCATAGACTACGGCCCAGCCGACGGACAAAGAAAACAACGGAAAAGGAAGAGAAATAGATGGAAGATCGAATTGCTTACGCAACCCTCGATCATGCGATTCCCGCATCAGGACCGCAGGGAATTGTCCGAAGAACCCTTGCCTGGAATAAAGAGGCCATGACCTGCCATTTTCTACTCGAAAAGGGGGCTGTTATTCCGATGCACCGCCATTCGGCGGTACAAAGCGGTTATGTCATCCGCGGGAAAGCAAAATTTATGAGAGGAAACGGGGAGTCTTTTATCGGCGAAGCCGGAACGAGTTATGTGTTCGACCCGGATGAAGAACATGGGGTGGAGGTCTTCGAAGAGAGTGAAATCATCGAATTTTTCACTCCCGCACGGCCCGAATATCGATAGTATTATGAGGAAGTCATAATACTATGCTGGCCTTTCTTCGCCTCTTCGACGAGAAAAGCGTGGAGGCGGAGAGCCAGGGATTCGTCGAGTCCCGCTTCAAAAGCAATCCGTTTGTAACGTTCTATCTGCTCTTGTTCTCTGTCTGGATCTGCGATTGCCCTTTGCTCTTTCTTTTTTAGATTGCCTATCTTTTCCGTCGTTTTGAATCGTTCCGCCATGAGACGGAGTAAGGCGGCATCAATATTATCGATACTACGTCGTAAATCATTCAACTGATCGCTGCTCATATGCATGAGCTTATGCTAATTACCCTCCGGGGACAAGGGGTTTTCGTCTTCCGGGGAAATGGAAACCCTGTTCCTTCCACTCCTTTTTGCCGAATAGAGCGCCTGATCGGCCAGTTTGACAAGAATGTCCCTGTCGGTCCCAGGGCGTACATGTTTTTCCGCTATTCCCAGGCTTACGGTAACCACGGGAGCAACCTCCGAGTAGGCATGAACGATATTGAGATCCTGGATCCCCTGCCGCAATCTTTCCGCTACCTTTGCCGCACTTTCCAGCGGATGCCCCGGAAGAAGGATGATAAACTCCTCTCCACCATAGCGGGCGACAAAATCCTCACCCCGTTTTAGACTTTCCTGAACCAGGGTCGCAATTTTCTTTAGGCAGATATCTCCCGTAGGGTGGCCATAGTTATCGTTATACGCCTTGAAATAGTCGACGTCCATCATAATAAGGGAAAGGGGCAGATCTTCCCGTTCACTGCGTCGCCATTCTCCCGTATATACCTCCTCAAAGTAACGTCGGTTTGGAATCTCCGTGAGAGGATCGATTCTTGAAAGCCGTTCTAATCTTTGATTCACCTGCCCAAGTTCCCAGGTCCGCTCTTCTATCTTTTCTTCGAGTTGATCATTGAAGAGTTTGACTTCTTTCGCCAGGTGCTCCGCCTTTTTGTAGGAACGGTCGAGCTTCCAAGAAAGAAAATACGCCTGCAACAATAAAAAGAAAAGGATTCCGAAGCTTAGAAGTTCCGGCATATTGATGTTATTGATTTCTCTAAAATAATCGGAAAGTGCAGCGGTCAAAACAATGACGCCGCCGACCGTCAACAAAATCGTCCCCGTTTTACTCGTGAGTACCTTCCCGGAAAATATAACCACTATAACGTAACAGCCGAAGGCGATGGATATGAAGAGTGCATACTGAAAAAACCAATCATAGATGCTCACAGGAAAAAAAAGCAGAAGTACACCGGAAGCAATAAGTAGCCCTCGTGCCAGCATGAGCGGCAGGCGGGATGCCTTATTGCCGGCAATACCCCAGATATAGAGAATGATGAGCGGCAATAAAAGGAAAACCGGCATATAGCCAAGTTTCATCATTACTTCACCAGGCATGCCGGGCCATAACCGAACAAGAATTCGTTCGTCGACGATTCCTTCTCTCAATGCCGTTATGAACGCAATGATCGCAAAGTACAAAAGGGTTTTGTCCCTTCTGTATGTGAGGAAAAGGAGCATATGATAGAGCGAGAGCATAAGCAAGCTGCCGAAAAGGATGGCATCCCGGATGATATGGCGATGGGTCATTTCCCGTATGGCTGTCTCTGTTCCAAACAGAATTCTATTCAGACTCATCCGACGATGGTGGTAGTTTGCGACTTGAATGACGATGTCAGCTCTTTTTCGCCTGGTCGAAAACTGAATAACCCGAGGGATATATCGAGGAATAAAGGGAGTGATGGAACCGGTGATCATCCGAAGGGAACCGTCGATCCATACCTTAGACGCCGCCCCGAAATAGGGCATTTTAAGGGCAAAATTGTGCATCCTGTTCCCATCGTTCATAGGAAGTTTCAGTCTCAGGCGTAGGGTCGCCGTACCCCGATAACCGATCAGCTCCTTGGGAAGCATTAGGAAGCTGGGGGGCTCACTCTCGGTAAATTCTCCCGGTTTTAGGAGCATCTGAGGATAAAACTCCCACCTTCCATCCAGGGGAACGATTCCCATAGTTTCATAGCGTCTCATGCTGAGGTCGACCATGGCGTCGTCGACCGTCTTTGACGCATATATCATAAGAGGGCTTATCAAAGAGATAAAAAATATAAGGCAAAGGCGACAACGATTATACATCACAAAAATGATAGCGAACGGGTTACTATCATGCAAGACGAAAAAGTAGCGCTATTTTTCTAGAAAGCCGGAAAATGCCGAATCGATTTCTTTTACAAGGGTACCCTGAAGTTCCTGTTTTAATTTGGTGATTTTGCGATAGTCACTGAGCAGATGTTGCTCTTTTTCCGGAAGAAGCAACTGATATGGTTCGAGCTGTAATGCCGAAGCCAGCCTTACAAAGGTATCTGCCCCCAACCAGCGTCTGGAACGTTCGATATCGTTCATATGACCAGTAGAAATTTCAGCCCGTTCGGCAAGTTCCATCTGACTTAAGCCTTGAGATTTACGCGCATTGCGGATATTTATAGCCAATAATTCCAGCAGTTGTTCCGATTTCATTATGTATGAGTATCCGATCGTTGTCTTTGATTGCCAATAGTGTGTAAGCGTAAAAAATATGTAGCACATAACGGATGACTTGTAGACACAAATCGTTTAATTTGATCAAATACTCCCATGTCGTTATTGCCGAGAATGCAAACGTTTATCCTGGTAGAGCCGAACGAGCTTTATCGTCTTGGGCTGGCACTGCTTCTTCGGTCTGTGGGATGTGGGGTCTTCCCCGTTTCTTCGGGCGGTGCTGCCGTTACGCTCATGTACAGTAGGGAATTCTGCGACGGGATATTGATGAATAGCAACCTGGGGGCGGGGGTGAATGCCGCCGATGCAGTCTCCATGATTCGGAGCTTTTCACAGGTTCCCATTCTTCTTTTTGATGCAACTTTTCATGTCAGGCCTTGTGATTCGTTTTGTTGTGAGAGTATGCCCTTTTGACTATACTGAAACCGGGGGTGCAACATGAAGATGATTTCCCGTTACACAAAGAAAATCGGGCTGCCTCCCGGAACGGTAGTACATACCGGAGACCAAAA from the Sediminispirochaeta bajacaliforniensis DSM 16054 genome contains:
- a CDS encoding sensor domain-containing diguanylate cyclase, producing the protein MIYASKTVDDAMVDLSMRRYETMGIVPLDGRWEFYPQMLLKPGEFTESEPPSFLMLPKELIGYRGTATLRLRLKLPMNDGNRMHNFALKMPYFGAASKVWIDGSLRMITGSITPFIPRYIPRVIQFSTRRKRADIVIQVANYHHRRMSLNRILFGTETAIREMTHRHIIRDAILFGSLLMLSLYHMLLFLTYRRDKTLLYFAIIAFITALREGIVDERILVRLWPGMPGEVMMKLGYMPVFLLLPLIILYIWGIAGNKASRLPLMLARGLLIASGVLLLFFPVSIYDWFFQYALFISIAFGCYVIVVIFSGKVLTSKTGTILLTVGGVIVLTAALSDYFREINNINMPELLSFGILFFLLLQAYFLSWKLDRSYKKAEHLAKEVKLFNDQLEEKIEERTWELGQVNQRLERLSRIDPLTEIPNRRYFEEVYTGEWRRSEREDLPLSLIMMDVDYFKAYNDNYGHPTGDICLKKIATLVQESLKRGEDFVARYGGEEFIILLPGHPLESAAKVAERLRQGIQDLNIVHAYSEVAPVVTVSLGIAEKHVRPGTDRDILVKLADQALYSAKRSGRNRVSISPEDENPLSPEGN
- a CDS encoding helix-turn-helix domain-containing protein, with product MKSEQLLELLAINIRNARKSQGLSQMELAERAEISTGHMNDIERSRRWLGADTFVRLASALQLEPYQLLLPEKEQHLLSDYRKITKLKQELQGTLVKEIDSAFSGFLEK